One region of Aurantimonas sp. HBX-1 genomic DNA includes:
- a CDS encoding SDR family NAD(P)-dependent oxidoreductase, which produces MTSEFDGRVALVTGAGTGLGRCHALALARAGAKVVVNDIAGPDGTAGAAALAVVAEIAALGGEAVAEPADVSSFADVEAMVARVADRWGRVDILVNNAGILRDRSFAKMEMADFETVVAVHLTGSAHCCRAVWDLMREQGYGRIVLTTSSSGLYGNFGQANYAAAKAGMIGLMATLQQEGAKYGIRVNCLSPIAATGMTEGLLAPADAARLTPEAVSPAVVFMASEAAPTKTIIGAGAGVFSVVHVVESEGVYLPPEARSPADFAKAFARMSDLSTARPIDTGFDQAKRFTATANRARSVPA; this is translated from the coding sequence ATGACGAGCGAATTCGACGGACGCGTGGCCCTCGTGACGGGGGCCGGGACCGGCCTCGGCCGCTGCCACGCGCTGGCGCTGGCCCGCGCCGGCGCCAAGGTGGTGGTCAACGACATCGCCGGCCCGGACGGCACGGCGGGCGCCGCGGCGCTGGCGGTGGTGGCGGAGATCGCGGCGCTGGGCGGCGAAGCGGTGGCCGAGCCCGCCGACGTCTCCTCCTTCGCCGACGTCGAGGCGATGGTGGCGCGCGTCGCGGATCGCTGGGGCCGCGTCGACATCCTCGTCAACAATGCCGGCATCCTGCGCGACCGCTCCTTCGCCAAGATGGAGATGGCGGATTTCGAGACGGTCGTGGCGGTGCATCTCACCGGCTCGGCGCATTGCTGCCGCGCGGTGTGGGACCTGATGCGCGAGCAGGGCTACGGGCGGATCGTGCTGACCACCTCCAGCTCCGGCCTCTACGGCAATTTCGGACAGGCCAACTACGCCGCCGCCAAGGCGGGGATGATCGGCCTGATGGCGACGCTGCAGCAGGAAGGCGCGAAATACGGCATCCGCGTCAACTGCCTCTCGCCGATCGCCGCCACGGGCATGACCGAGGGGCTGCTCGCCCCGGCCGACGCCGCCCGGCTGACGCCGGAAGCGGTGTCGCCCGCGGTGGTCTTCATGGCCTCCGAAGCCGCACCCACCAAGACGATTATCGGCGCCGGAGCCGGGGTCTTCTCGGTGGTGCACGTCGTGGAATCCGAGGGCGTCTATCTGCCGCCCGAGGCCCGCAGCCCGGCCGACTTCGCCAAGGCCTTCGCCCGGATGTCGGACCTCTCGACCGCGCGCCCGATCGACACCGGCTTCGACCAGGCCAAGCGGTTCACCGCGACGGCGAACCGCGCCCGGTCGGTGCCCGCCTGA
- a CDS encoding ABC transporter ATP-binding protein — MSATTDRPALRLAGVSKSFGPIEVLKSLDLDIRPGERHAVIGPNGAGKSTLFNLISGLFPPSAGEISLNGRSIAGLSPHRINRAGLARSFQITNIFHRLSVFENLRIGVLARHGVRFGLFRSVAAMRQVNEETAEVLGRVGLAARGDDLAGDLSYSEQRALEIGMTLTTGAEVILLDEPTAGMSREETAQAVELIRSVTEGKTLLMVEHDMSVVFSLCDRVSVLVYGNILATDIPARISANRAVQEAYLGVEAA, encoded by the coding sequence ATGAGCGCGACGACAGACCGCCCGGCGCTGCGCCTGGCAGGCGTGAGCAAGTCGTTCGGCCCGATCGAGGTGCTCAAGAGCCTCGACCTCGACATAAGGCCGGGCGAGCGCCACGCGGTGATCGGCCCTAACGGCGCCGGCAAGTCCACCTTGTTCAACCTGATCTCGGGCCTGTTCCCGCCGTCCGCCGGCGAGATCTCGCTCAACGGGCGGAGCATCGCGGGCCTGTCGCCGCACCGGATCAACCGGGCCGGCCTCGCCCGGTCCTTCCAGATCACCAACATCTTCCACCGGCTCAGCGTCTTCGAGAATCTGCGCATCGGCGTGCTGGCTCGTCACGGCGTCCGTTTCGGCCTGTTCCGCTCCGTCGCCGCGATGCGGCAGGTGAACGAGGAGACGGCGGAGGTGCTGGGCCGCGTCGGCCTTGCGGCACGGGGCGACGACCTCGCCGGGGACCTCAGCTACTCCGAGCAGCGCGCGCTGGAGATCGGCATGACGCTGACCACCGGCGCCGAGGTGATCCTCCTCGACGAGCCCACTGCCGGCATGTCCCGGGAAGAGACCGCCCAGGCGGTCGAACTCATCCGCTCGGTCACCGAGGGCAAGACGCTGCTGATGGTCGAGCACGACATGAGCGTCGTGTTCAGCCTCTGCGACCGCGTCTCGGTGCTGGTCTACGGCAACATTCTGGCGACCGACATTCCCGCGCGCATCAGCGCCAACCGCGCGGTCCAGGAAGCCTATCTCGGCGTGGAGGCGGCATGA
- a CDS encoding ABC transporter ATP-binding protein: protein MSLLEVKGLHAHYGKSHILHGIDMEVPEAAIVSLLGRNGSGRSTLLKAMMGLVPPTAGTVTLDGRPLAGKRPYDICRQGIGYVPEERLVFPNLTVEENLAMGGQKGAPGAHRWSIAEMYDYFPRLKERRAIRAGYLSGGEQQMLTICRSLLGNPRVLLIDEPTEGLAPKIVEVVMAVILDIGRRGVAVVLVEQKLTIALKVAQKVMVMGHGELVFHGTPAELEAAPDVRRNWLEVA from the coding sequence ATGAGCCTGCTCGAAGTCAAAGGGCTGCACGCCCATTACGGCAAGAGCCACATCCTGCACGGCATCGACATGGAGGTGCCGGAAGCCGCCATCGTCTCGCTGCTCGGCCGCAACGGCTCGGGACGGTCGACGCTGCTGAAGGCGATGATGGGGCTGGTGCCGCCCACCGCCGGCACGGTGACGCTGGACGGGCGGCCGCTCGCCGGCAAGCGGCCCTACGACATCTGCCGCCAGGGCATCGGCTACGTGCCGGAGGAGCGGCTGGTCTTCCCCAACCTGACAGTCGAGGAAAACCTCGCGATGGGCGGCCAGAAGGGTGCGCCGGGCGCGCATCGCTGGTCGATCGCCGAAATGTACGACTACTTCCCCCGGCTGAAGGAGCGGCGGGCGATCCGCGCCGGCTATCTCTCCGGCGGCGAGCAGCAGATGCTGACGATCTGCCGCTCGCTGCTCGGTAATCCCCGCGTGCTGCTGATCGACGAGCCGACCGAGGGCCTGGCGCCGAAGATCGTCGAGGTGGTGATGGCGGTGATCCTCGACATCGGCCGCCGCGGCGTCGCGGTGGTGCTGGTCGAGCAGAAGCTGACCATCGCCCTCAAGGTCGCCCAGAAGGTCATGGTCATGGGCCATGGCGAACTGGTCTTCCACGGCACCCCCGCCGAACTCGAGGCGGCGCCGGACGTGCGCCGCAACTGGCTCGAAGTGGCCTGA
- a CDS encoding DUF5985 family protein: MFEFMSGLIVAGFLVSGLFFLRFWKRTRDSLFVAFALAFWLLALNQTLLVMADIPYEERSWIYLLRLAAFTLIIVAIIRKNRRA; the protein is encoded by the coding sequence ATGTTCGAATTCATGTCAGGCCTGATCGTCGCCGGCTTCCTGGTTTCGGGGCTCTTCTTCCTGCGTTTCTGGAAGCGCACGAGGGATTCGCTTTTCGTGGCCTTCGCGCTGGCCTTCTGGCTTCTCGCCCTGAACCAGACGCTCCTCGTCATGGCGGACATTCCCTATGAGGAGCGGAGCTGGATCTACCTGCTGCGGCTCGCGGCCTTCACCCTGATCATCGTCGCGATCATCCGGAAGAACCGGCGCGCATAG
- a CDS encoding 3-keto-5-aminohexanoate cleavage protein — MAKPSRKVIITCAITGGIHTPSMSPHLPVTADEIAAHAIGAAEAGAAILHLHARNPEDGRPTQDPEAFARFLPRIKQSTDAVLNLTTGGSPVMQVEERLQPALKFAPEVASLNMGSMNFGLFPMLGRYEKFQHAWEPEYLEKTRDVVFRNTFKDIEYILQSCSDNGTRFEFECYDTSHLYNLAHFLDRGLVTGPLFVQSVFGILGGIGTHAEDVAHMRRTADRLFGKDYVWSVLGAGRHQMPITTLAAAMGGNVRVGLEDSLWDGPGRLAETNAAQVSRVRQVLEGLGLEVATPKEARAMLALKGGDQVNF, encoded by the coding sequence ATGGCAAAGCCGTCCCGCAAGGTCATCATCACCTGCGCCATCACCGGCGGCATCCACACGCCGAGCATGTCGCCGCATCTGCCGGTCACCGCCGACGAGATCGCCGCGCACGCGATCGGCGCCGCCGAGGCCGGCGCCGCGATCCTGCATCTGCACGCCCGCAACCCGGAAGACGGCCGGCCGACGCAGGACCCCGAGGCCTTCGCCCGCTTCCTGCCGCGCATCAAGCAGAGCACCGACGCGGTGCTGAACCTCACCACCGGCGGCAGCCCGGTCATGCAGGTCGAGGAGCGGCTGCAGCCGGCGCTGAAGTTCGCCCCGGAAGTCGCGTCGCTGAACATGGGGTCGATGAATTTCGGCCTGTTCCCGATGCTCGGCCGCTACGAGAAGTTCCAGCACGCCTGGGAGCCGGAATATCTGGAGAAGACCCGCGACGTGGTCTTCCGCAACACCTTCAAGGACATCGAGTACATCCTCCAGTCCTGCTCGGACAACGGCACCCGCTTCGAGTTCGAGTGCTACGACACCAGCCATCTCTACAACCTGGCGCATTTCCTCGACCGCGGGCTGGTGACCGGGCCGCTCTTCGTGCAGTCGGTGTTCGGCATCCTCGGTGGCATCGGCACGCATGCCGAGGACGTCGCGCACATGCGGCGCACCGCCGACCGGCTGTTCGGCAAGGACTATGTCTGGTCGGTGCTGGGAGCGGGACGCCATCAGATGCCGATCACCACGCTCGCCGCGGCGATGGGCGGCAATGTCCGGGTCGGGCTCGAGGACTCGCTCTGGGACGGCCCGGGGCGGCTCGCCGAGACGAACGCCGCGCAGGTCAGCCGCGTCAGGCAGGTGCTCGAAGGGCTGGGGCTCGAGGTCGCGACGCCCAAGGAGGCCCGCGCCATGCTGGCGCTGAAGGGCGGCGACCAGGTGAATTTCTGA
- a CDS encoding DUF5985 family protein translates to MGGSITVAIYILCLATSLTCTYLLLRAFYETRAKLLFWSGLCFGFLALNSFAVVLDIVVFPSLDFQLLRHLASLGAVSVLLVGFVWDIE, encoded by the coding sequence ATGGGCGGCAGCATCACCGTCGCGATATACATCCTGTGCCTGGCGACGAGCCTGACCTGCACCTATCTTCTGCTGCGCGCCTTTTACGAAACGCGGGCGAAGCTGCTGTTCTGGAGCGGCTTGTGCTTCGGATTTCTGGCGCTCAACAGCTTCGCCGTGGTTCTCGACATCGTCGTCTTCCCCAGCCTCGATTTCCAGCTGCTTCGTCATCTGGCGTCGCTGGGTGCGGTCAGTGTCCTGCTGGTCGGCTTCGTCTGGGACATCGAGTAG
- a CDS encoding GntR family transcriptional regulator yields the protein MDTLETPRKKRTLAPVDVTTVQERVYQSLRLGLLRGEFLPGEQVSIRGLAEVLGTSPMPVRDAVARLIAERAFEQSGPRSLRVFPYLATDHENYIRIRMQLEGYAAERAAAAPKNPALIDALKRHNESIGVALAAGDFEAALAGNQAFHFELYRAAGYPQLLDIISTLWLRTGPIVASARKDEVLFDRLFNTGIHIHDDAIDAVARRDQAAARWAVNLDIRSAHLAIRRFYKLASGGVDSAATAAARRVTAAE from the coding sequence GTGGATACCCTAGAAACACCGAGGAAAAAGCGCACGCTTGCACCGGTCGACGTCACGACGGTGCAGGAGCGGGTCTACCAGAGCCTGCGACTTGGGCTGCTCCGGGGCGAATTCCTGCCGGGCGAACAGGTGTCGATCCGCGGCCTTGCCGAGGTGCTCGGCACCAGCCCGATGCCGGTGCGCGACGCGGTGGCGCGGCTGATCGCCGAGCGCGCCTTCGAGCAGTCGGGGCCGCGCAGCCTGCGGGTGTTTCCCTATCTGGCTACCGATCACGAGAACTACATCCGCATCCGCATGCAGCTCGAAGGCTATGCGGCCGAGCGCGCCGCGGCCGCGCCGAAGAACCCGGCGCTCATTGACGCGCTCAAGCGGCACAACGAGAGCATCGGGGTGGCGCTTGCGGCCGGCGACTTCGAGGCGGCGCTGGCCGGCAACCAGGCCTTCCATTTCGAGCTCTACCGCGCCGCGGGCTACCCGCAGCTGCTCGACATCATCTCCACCCTGTGGCTGCGGACGGGGCCGATCGTCGCTTCCGCGCGCAAGGACGAGGTATTGTTCGACCGGCTGTTCAACACCGGCATCCACATCCACGACGACGCCATCGACGCCGTGGCGCGGCGCGACCAGGCGGCGGCGCGCTGGGCGGTCAATCTGGACATCCGGTCCGCCCATCTTGCGATCCGGCGCTTCTACAAGCTGGCTTCGGGCGGGGTGGACAGCGCGGCGACCGCGGCTGCCCGCCGCGTCACCGCGGCGGAGTGA
- a CDS encoding branched-chain amino acid ABC transporter substrate-binding protein — translation MKHLALFAATSAVTLMATALHAEPLKIGIIESLSGAQTSTGRLYANAVKYQVDRINEAGGFNGEPITVTEYDNAGGAPDAANKFRQAVADGVDIIFQGASSAIAGQLTEDVRKHNLRNPGEEVMFINLGGEAMELTGDKCQFYHFRFTTTAPMRVNALVSAMKEAGDLGTKVYSINQNYSWGQDMQAATAAAAETGGYEVVDEVLHDVNKIQDFAPFVARIKAAGPDTVFTGNWSNDLLLLMKAVGNAGLDVTFATAFLDQPGNIANAGDTALGHYIANNYDNAAGSEEFAETYKAATGHYPVFVEAHTVFAVAALQQALGTLDFGGGDIDVTDIALALEDTTYETPVGPVSVRKEDHQTIRPVVVSKVVENAKYPADDTNMGFETVKIVPAEEAIYPVQESCNMERPEG, via the coding sequence ATGAAACATCTTGCTCTATTCGCGGCCACGTCCGCAGTGACCCTCATGGCGACGGCGCTGCACGCCGAGCCCCTGAAGATCGGCATCATCGAGAGCCTCTCGGGCGCCCAGACCTCCACGGGGCGGCTCTATGCCAATGCCGTGAAGTACCAGGTCGACCGGATCAACGAGGCCGGCGGCTTCAACGGCGAGCCGATCACCGTCACCGAATACGACAATGCCGGCGGCGCCCCCGACGCGGCCAACAAGTTCCGCCAGGCCGTCGCCGACGGCGTCGATATCATCTTCCAGGGCGCCTCGTCGGCCATTGCCGGCCAGCTCACCGAGGACGTGCGCAAGCACAATCTGCGCAACCCGGGCGAGGAGGTGATGTTCATCAATCTCGGCGGCGAGGCGATGGAGCTGACCGGCGACAAGTGCCAGTTCTACCATTTCCGCTTCACCACCACGGCGCCGATGCGGGTCAACGCCTTGGTCAGCGCGATGAAGGAAGCCGGCGACCTCGGCACCAAGGTCTACTCGATCAACCAGAACTATTCCTGGGGCCAGGACATGCAGGCGGCGACCGCCGCGGCGGCCGAGACCGGCGGCTACGAGGTTGTCGACGAGGTCCTGCACGACGTCAACAAGATCCAGGATTTCGCGCCCTTCGTCGCGCGCATCAAGGCGGCGGGCCCCGACACGGTCTTCACCGGCAACTGGTCGAACGACCTCTTGCTGCTGATGAAGGCCGTCGGCAACGCCGGCCTCGACGTGACCTTCGCCACCGCCTTCCTGGACCAGCCGGGCAACATCGCCAATGCCGGCGACACGGCGCTCGGCCACTACATCGCCAACAATTACGACAATGCCGCCGGCAGCGAGGAATTCGCCGAGACCTACAAGGCGGCGACGGGCCACTACCCGGTGTTCGTCGAGGCCCACACCGTGTTCGCCGTGGCCGCGCTCCAGCAGGCGCTCGGCACGCTCGACTTCGGCGGCGGCGACATCGACGTCACCGACATCGCGCTCGCGCTGGAGGACACGACCTACGAGACCCCGGTCGGGCCGGTCTCGGTCCGCAAGGAGGACCACCAGACGATCCGTCCGGTGGTGGTGTCGAAGGTCGTCGAGAACGCAAAATATCCGGCAGACGATACCAATATGGGCTTCGAGACCGTGAAGATCGTCCCGGCCGAAGAGGCGATCTATCCGGTGCAGGAAAGCTGCAATATGGAACGTCCGGAGGGCTGA
- a CDS encoding SDR family oxidoreductase — translation MSMIERMRPRPGLRVLVTAGASGIGAAITRAFLEAGARVLICDIDADALAAFAGEHPAVTTLRADVSSEAEVDALLDAAAERLGGLDVLVNNAGIAGPTGAIDEIPLEEIRRTLDVDLMGQFLVLRRAAPLLRQSEAGAIINISSVAGRLGYGLRTPYSAAKWGIVGLTASLAKEMGPDGIRVNAILPGVVRGARIEGVIRDRAEASGVSYAAMEAQYLANISLRRMVEPEDVAGMALFLCSPAGANISGQAISVCGNLETI, via the coding sequence ATGAGCATGATCGAACGGATGCGGCCGCGGCCCGGCCTCCGGGTACTGGTCACCGCCGGCGCCTCGGGCATCGGTGCCGCCATCACCCGGGCGTTTCTCGAGGCCGGCGCCAGGGTGCTGATCTGCGACATAGACGCGGACGCGCTCGCAGCCTTCGCCGGCGAGCACCCCGCGGTGACGACGCTGCGCGCCGACGTCTCGAGCGAGGCCGAGGTGGACGCGCTGCTGGATGCCGCCGCCGAACGGCTCGGCGGTCTCGACGTGCTGGTGAACAATGCCGGCATCGCCGGGCCCACCGGCGCCATCGACGAGATCCCGCTGGAGGAGATCCGCCGCACCCTCGACGTCGACCTGATGGGCCAGTTCCTGGTGCTGCGCCGGGCCGCCCCGCTGCTGCGCCAAAGCGAGGCCGGCGCGATCATCAACATCTCTTCGGTGGCCGGACGGCTCGGCTATGGCCTGCGCACGCCCTATTCCGCGGCGAAATGGGGGATCGTCGGCCTGACCGCGAGCCTTGCCAAGGAGATGGGCCCGGACGGCATCCGCGTGAACGCGATCCTGCCCGGCGTCGTCCGCGGCGCCCGCATCGAGGGCGTCATCCGCGACCGCGCCGAGGCGTCGGGCGTCAGCTACGCGGCGATGGAGGCGCAGTACCTCGCGAACATCTCGCTGCGCCGCATGGTCGAACCCGAGGACGTCGCCGGCATGGCGCTGTTCCTCTGCTCGCCCGCCGGGGCCAACATCTCCGGCCAGGCGATCAGCGTCTGCGGCAATCTCGAAACCATCTGA
- a CDS encoding branched-chain amino acid ABC transporter permease, translating to MEFAIISALNGVTYGLLLFMVSAGLTLIFGMMGVLNFAHASFYMLGAYVAYAVSSVFGFWVGLLVAPVFVGIVGMGVERFLLPRVHAHGHAHELLLTFGLALIIEELIKLFFGDFPVNYQMPEGLRFSAFSIFGSDYPFYRLFIGAVAVVMFAVLWLLLTRTRTGIVVRAAERLPAMAEALGHNIPMVFMFVFGTGAALAGLAGAVAGAFYPTNPNMGLELGVIVFVVVVVGGLGSLKGSLAASLLIGLFSSFAVGLDWSLASLFGLVGLGDWARSLGGLMTLELSSVSATIPFALMLIVLLVRPAGLMGERN from the coding sequence ATGGAATTCGCGATCATCTCCGCGCTCAACGGCGTGACCTATGGACTCCTGCTGTTCATGGTGTCGGCCGGCCTCACGCTGATCTTCGGCATGATGGGCGTGCTCAACTTCGCCCACGCCTCGTTCTACATGCTGGGCGCCTACGTGGCCTATGCGGTGTCGTCGGTCTTCGGCTTCTGGGTCGGGCTGCTCGTCGCGCCGGTCTTCGTCGGCATCGTCGGCATGGGCGTCGAGCGCTTCCTGCTGCCGCGGGTCCACGCCCACGGCCACGCGCACGAACTGCTGTTGACCTTCGGCCTGGCGCTGATCATCGAGGAGCTGATCAAGCTGTTCTTCGGCGACTTCCCGGTGAACTACCAGATGCCGGAGGGGCTGCGCTTCTCGGCCTTCAGCATCTTCGGATCCGACTATCCCTTCTACCGGCTTTTTATCGGCGCCGTCGCCGTCGTGATGTTCGCCGTGCTGTGGCTGCTCTTGACGCGGACCCGCACCGGCATCGTCGTGCGCGCCGCCGAGCGGCTGCCCGCCATGGCCGAGGCGCTCGGGCACAACATCCCGATGGTGTTCATGTTCGTCTTCGGCACCGGCGCGGCGCTGGCGGGCCTCGCAGGCGCCGTGGCGGGCGCCTTCTACCCGACCAATCCGAACATGGGCCTCGAGCTCGGCGTGATCGTCTTCGTGGTGGTCGTCGTCGGCGGGCTCGGCTCGCTCAAGGGCTCGCTGGCGGCCTCGCTGCTGATCGGCCTGTTCTCCTCCTTCGCGGTGGGTCTCGACTGGTCGCTGGCCAGCCTGTTCGGCCTCGTCGGGCTCGGCGACTGGGCCCGCTCGCTCGGCGGGCTGATGACGCTGGAGCTGTCCTCGGTCAGCGCCACCATCCCCTTCGCGCTGATGCTGATCGTCCTGCTGGTCCGCCCGGCAGGCCTCATGGGCGAGCGCAACTGA
- a CDS encoding branched-chain amino acid ABC transporter permease — translation MRKLLAPVGILLLLVAVPPFLDISWQNALVNVLIASLFALAFNLLIGQAGLLSFGHAAYFGVGAFAALHLMIAVEDGLPFPTPLLPLAGAAAGLFVGLIAGYFSTMRSGVYFALVTLAIAELFHSLAPRLENLFGGESGIASMRMPWQGLTFGSMLEVYYLTLFWVVACGLGLWAYTRTPFGRLTLALRDNEQRVRFLGYNAHASKVVIFAVSAMVTGVAGSLQAISNETANYSLFATDVSAQVVLQTFVGGSTVFFGPVIGATAFTLFSFLVSDLTRSWVFYQGLIFVLVMLYMPTGIGGVAYHHIRNRRRLDWSHLAGPYLLALVGGLMITAGIVFLTETVAVLFGEDYARIREAAEGELPAFELFGSSWDPAGVVTWLIPFLLLLVGGAILVRARRRIDAIWSRPDRSKAGAGEPALLGGAE, via the coding sequence ATGCGAAAACTCCTCGCCCCGGTCGGCATCCTGCTGCTGCTGGTCGCCGTGCCGCCCTTCCTCGACATCAGCTGGCAGAACGCCCTGGTCAACGTCCTGATCGCCAGCCTCTTCGCGCTCGCCTTCAACCTGTTGATCGGCCAGGCGGGGCTCTTGTCCTTCGGCCACGCCGCCTATTTCGGCGTCGGCGCCTTCGCGGCGCTGCATCTGATGATCGCCGTCGAGGACGGGCTGCCCTTCCCGACGCCGCTCCTGCCGCTCGCCGGCGCCGCCGCAGGGCTCTTCGTCGGCCTCATCGCCGGCTATTTCTCGACGATGCGCTCGGGGGTCTATTTCGCGCTGGTGACGCTGGCGATCGCCGAGCTCTTCCATTCGCTGGCGCCGCGCCTCGAGAACCTGTTCGGCGGCGAATCCGGCATCGCCTCGATGCGCATGCCCTGGCAGGGCCTGACCTTCGGCTCGATGCTGGAGGTCTACTATCTGACGCTGTTCTGGGTGGTGGCCTGCGGGCTGGGGCTGTGGGCCTACACGCGGACGCCCTTCGGCCGACTGACGCTGGCGCTGCGCGACAACGAGCAGCGCGTGCGCTTCCTCGGTTACAACGCCCATGCCTCGAAGGTGGTCATCTTCGCCGTCTCGGCGATGGTCACCGGCGTCGCCGGGTCGCTGCAGGCGATCTCCAACGAGACCGCGAACTACTCGCTGTTCGCCACCGACGTCTCGGCGCAGGTGGTGCTGCAGACCTTCGTCGGCGGCTCCACGGTGTTCTTCGGCCCGGTCATCGGCGCGACCGCCTTCACGCTGTTCTCCTTCCTGGTCTCCGACCTCACCCGCTCCTGGGTCTTCTACCAGGGCCTGATCTTCGTCCTGGTGATGCTCTACATGCCGACCGGCATCGGCGGCGTGGCGTACCACCATATCCGCAACCGCAGGCGGCTCGACTGGTCGCACCTGGCCGGCCCCTATCTCCTGGCCCTCGTGGGCGGGCTGATGATTACCGCCGGCATCGTCTTCCTGACCGAGACCGTGGCCGTGCTGTTCGGCGAGGATTACGCCCGGATCCGCGAGGCCGCCGAGGGTGAGCTGCCGGCCTTCGAACTGTTCGGCAGCAGCTGGGACCCGGCCGGCGTCGTGACCTGGCTGATCCCGTTCCTCCTGCTCCTGGTGGGCGGCGCGATCCTGGTGCGGGCCCGCCGCCGGATCGATGCGATCTGGAGCCGACCGGACCGGAGCAAAGCCGGGGCGGGCGAGCCCGCCCTGCTGGGAGGTGCAGAATGA